The nucleotide sequence ATTTTGCAAGTACAAGTGCGTCTATTTCTTTGGTAAGCTTATTCATTTTAACCAAAGGTGTGTTTCCTATGGTTTCAAGTATATTTTCTGCGTATTTCATCAATTTCTTTTGAAATCACAATGTAGGTATTATAACAAGAGAATAGTGTTTAAGAAAAATTAAAACTTGACATGAAATTTTAGTATTTTTTTTGATTTGATTTTATATAAATCAAATTACTTTTGCGCAAAATTTGGCAGACATGAGAAATTTTATCGCGCAACAGGTTATCTTTCTATCAGTTATGACTTTGTTATTTAGTGTTTCGTGCAAGAATGAAAATAAGGGACAACCCGAAAACACAAAGGCTGAGTGGCAGCAAAAGAGCCCAAAACAAAAATGGGATTATGCTGGTAGCTATCAGGTAACTTTACCGTGTACCGATTGTAAAGGTATCGTTGTGGAACTTCAGTTGAAAGAAGATGGTTCTTATAAAATTGTTCAGAATTATAACGAAAATGACGATACTGCCGGAGAAATAAAAACAGAAAGCGGACAATTTAAATGGAGTGAAAATGACTCACTAATCATATTGAACAATCAAAAATTTCGTGTTTCTGATAATGTGCTTTCCTGGAATAATCCCGAAGTCGAAAGAATGGCAGCAGATAGTACTAAAAACTATACGCTTAGAATGATCTCCAAAGATTCGATAACAAAATAAACACTATCCGTTTATTCGAACTTTATCGCTTTTACCGGTGATATCTTTGAGATAATCATAGAGGGTATCAACAACATTATCATACAAAGTATCAAAGTACCCACATTCACAGCCAAAATATAATCCCACTGGATAGAAATAGGAACTTCACTCACGTAGTAAGTTTCAGGATCTAAAGGAATCAATTTTAGATATTTCTGAATAAACAATATTCCAAGACCAATAAGATTACCCCAAAACAAACCTAGAAAGATTAGATAACCGGCGTTATATAAAAAAATCTTACGAATCGACCAATCTTGAGTTCCTAGCGCTTTAAAAATTCCGATCATCTGTGTTCTTTCCAAGATCAACACCAATAAGGCAGTGATCATATTTATTCCCGCAACCAAGATCATAATACCAATTATCAGCGCAATATTAAAATCGAAAAGTGAAAGCCATTCGAAAATATTATAATACTTCTGACTAATATTTTGAGCATCTAAAAAAGAGCCGGTATTTAAATAAACTTCATTCCACTTTTCATCAAGCTTATCAAAATCGTCGATAAAAACTTCAAAATTTCCAACTTCGTCGTCTTCCCAATTATTTAGTTTCTGAATATGCCTTAGATCTGCTATTAAATATAACTCATCAAAATCCTGAAATCCTGAATTATAAATACCAACTATTTTAAATCCTCTTACTAAAGGGCGATCTTTTCCTTCTCGCACAAAATATGTAGGCGCACGATCATCAAGTGATAACCCAAGTCTATTCGCTAAGTAACGTGAAACTAAAACTTCATCATTTAAATTAGAAGAAAAATCAGGCAATCTGCCTTCTACAAGAAATTCTTTAAAATAATGCCAGTCGTAATCGCCACCTACTCCTTTTACGATCACACCTTCAAAATCATCTGCGGTTCTTATAATCCCAGCTTTGGTTGCTGTACCCTGCACATGCGTTATCCCGCTCACACTTTCAAAATCTGGATAAAAATCCTGATTTATAGAAACTGGTTCCAGAGTAACTTCGCTACTGTTATTATCGTAATTCGTAATTACAATATGGCCATTAAAAGCGGCAATTTTTTCTCTTATTTTTTCCTGAAGCCCAAGCCCCGTAGCAAAAGAAACCAGCATCATAATCACTCCTATCGCAATTGCTGTAATCGCAATTTTTATTATAGGTGAGGATATACTACTTTTATCCTTATTGGCGTTTATTAAACGTTTTACTATGAAAAACTCAAAATTCAAGATCTACACTTATATGATTAATCGGTTGTTCAAAAGTACATTTTTATTCCCTCTTATTTTAATTCTTTCCTGCGGAAACATGGAAGCTGAGAAAAAAGATCCTGAAAAAAAACCTTCTATTAAAGAACAGGTAAACGATATAACTTCAGAAGAAATTGAGGTAGGTGCTAATCGAACTGAAGTTTATCTACCACTTCTTCAGAATAAAAAAGTCGGTATAGTAGGTAATCAGTCTTCTTTAATTCAGAATAAAAATAAAGCGTCTATCCATTTAGTTGATTCTCTTTTAGCCTTAAATGTCAATCTAATTAAAGTTTTTGCGCCTGAACATGGCTTTAGAGGAAAAGCAGATGCCGGAGAGAAGGTTGAGGACGGTAAAGATCCTAAAACTGGCCTCCCGGTAATTTCTCTCTACGGAAGCAATAAAAAACCAAAATCAGAACAACTGAAGGATATAGATATTTTGATCTTCGATCTACAAGATGTTGGCGCAAGATTTTATACTTACATCTCTTCGCTACATTACGTAATGGAAGCTTGTGCCGAAAATGATATACAGCTTTTAGTATTTGATCGTCCAAATCCTAATGGTCACTATGTCGATGGTCCTATTTTAGAGAAAGAGTATCAAAGCTTTGTGGGCATGCATCCAATTCCAACCGTACACGGACTTAGCATGGGCGAATACGCAAAAATGATTAATGGTGAAGGCTGGTTAAAAAACGGAATTTCATGTGATCTTAAAGTGATAACCATGCTAAATTACGATCATCAAAAGAAATATAGCTTACCTGTAAAACCTTCTCCCAATTTACCCAACGATAAATCTATAAACCTCTACCCTAGTCTTTGCTTTTTTGAAGGCACCAATGTAAATGCAGGTCGTGGCACCGATAAACAATTTCAGGTTTTTGGATCACCATATTTTAATCCTGAAAAGTTCGATTACTCTTACACTCCAAAATCAATGGATGGCTCTAAAAACCCTAAACATTTAAATGTGAAATGCTACGGAAAAGATCTTAGTAAAACACAGTATTTAAATGAAATCAATTTAGAATGGTTAATAGTCGCTTACCAAAATACTAAGGAAAAATCGAAATTTTTTAATAGTTTTTTCACCAAACTTGCCGGTACAAAAAAACTTCAGCAACAAATCGAAAATGGATTAACTGCAGAAGCTATTAAAAAAACCTGGCAGCCGGGCCTTGAAAAGTTTAAAGACAAAAGACAACAATATTTGCTGTACTAATTTATACTAAACTTTCAAACGCCTCTTCATTTCTTCAATAATATTATAAGCAGCTGGGCAAATCGCGGTATTCTTTATAGTAAGATTCGATATTTTATGGAAGTCTTTTCTATCGGTATGTGGATATTCTCTGCAGGCTTTTGGCCGAACTTCGTAGATTAAACAATAATTATCATGCCCTAAAAATGCACAGGGAACTTCCTGTAATACGTAATCTTTATCTTCATCAACCCGAAGATATTGATCGATAAACTGCTGCGGTTTCAGTTTGAGGAATTTACTGATGCGTTCAATATCCTTATTCGTAAAAAGCGGACCGGTAGTTTTGCAGCAATTAGCGCAGTCTAAACAATTAGTTCTAGAGAATTCTTCCTCATGCATTTCCTGCATTTGAACGTCTAAATCTTTTGGTGGACGTTTCTTTAGCTTAGAAAAAAACTTTTTATTTTCCTTCTGCTTATCTTTGGCCTTTCCTGGCAGCTCTTTTAATATTTCGTGCATGCCACAAAGATAACAAGTTTATGAAGGAAAAAGATATCTTCGGGATGGCTATGAAAGCTTTCTATTTCGATAAAGATGAAACCCCTATTATTGTACATTCACCAGATTTTGATGACGATGAGATCGCTATCGAGTATCTCTTCAGAAGCTATTCTGAAATGCCTAAAACCGAGCAAAAAGCCTTGCAACTTTCGCATGGCAAAGTGTTGGATGTAGGTTGTGGTGCTGGTAGTCATTCGCTTTATCTTCAGCAAAAAGGAATTGATGTAAAAGCAATTGATACTTCTGAAGGTTCAATCGCTATAGCAAAAGAACGCAGAGTAGATAATGCTAAAGTGCAAGATTTTTATGCTGAAAATGAGCAATATGACACGCTTTTATTCTTAATGAATGGAACCGGCATTATAGGTAACCTCATCAACACCGATAACTTTTTAAACATTTGCAAAGAACTTTTAAAACCTGAAGGACAGATCTTAATAGATTCTTCAGACCTCAGCTTTTTGGAAGACGAAGAAGAACCTAATGACGAATTTGATCGTAAATATATTGGAGAGATCGACTTTAGTATAAGTTATAAAGGTAAGCAATCGGAATATTTTCCCTGGCTATATTTAGATTTTGACATGCTGAAATTGGCTGCTAAAAAGAATAATTTTAATTGCGAGTTAATAGTAGAAGGCGACCACTTTGATTATTTAGCCAAACTGACGCTAAAAAATGATTAAATTTGAAAACTGAATAATACTATCTATGAAAAATTTGTACAAACTTTTTTATACGCTTTGCCTGTTCGTTGCAGTAACCTCATGTTCTAGCGACAGCAACGGAAATGATATCACAGATGACGCCCCGGTAATTGATAAATCATTAAATCAGCGTGGATTGGGAGAATCTGCACACGATCTTTTGAGTGATGATGAGTATACTTCGATGAATATCGAGGTGCTTTATGTAAGCGGCTTTCAGCCGACTACCACTGCGATGGAAAACTTTAAAGCGTTCTTAGAAGAAAGAACATTCAAACCAGACGGTATAGCTATAACTTATCGAGAGGTAGAATCCTCTGGCCTATCATCTTTCGAAATAGAAGAAGTTTATGATATTGAAAAAGAAGAACGCAGCTATTATAGTGTTGGAGATGAAATTAGCGTTTATATTTATTTTGCAGATGGAAGTAATGAAGGAGACACCGACGAGCGTTTCATCTTAGGCTCTGCTTACCGAAATACTTCTATGGTTATTTATGGAGAAACGATTAATAAGTTTGCAAACAGAGTAAACGCTCCTAGTAAAAGTGTGATAGAAACCGCTGTTTTAAATCACGAATTTGGGCATTTATTCGGACTTGTAAATGTGGGAACAGAATTACAAAGCGATCATGAAGATGAAGAAAATGATGGCCACTGTACTGAAGAAAATTGTTTAATGCGCGCTTCTCTGGAATTTGGTAGCGGCATTATAAATCAGGTTCGTGGTACACCTCCAGAAATGGGACCAGAATGTATTGCCGATTTACGCGCTAATGGCGGAAAATAAATTCTGAAAAAATCATAACAAAAAAAGCCTTTTTAGAAATTCTAAAAAGGCTTTTTTTGTTCTTTTAAATATATTTACTAATTGCCTTTTGAAGTTTTTAATTTAGCCATAGTAAATATTGAAATAATCATTAATGAAAATGAAAATCCATATATTGCTCCATTCCAGGAATCATATCCACCAACGAAGTATTCAAAACTTCCGCCAAAGGCCAGTAAAATTAGACCAACAACTAATAACCATTTAGCTTGATTTTTGTTCGGATTTGAAAGTATACTCATAAATCTTAATTTGTACTACATATATATTATCTAATTACACCAGAGTTTATTAGATAGATTCC is from Zunongwangia endophytica and encodes:
- a CDS encoding copper resistance protein NlpE N-terminal domain-containing protein, whose protein sequence is MRNFIAQQVIFLSVMTLLFSVSCKNENKGQPENTKAEWQQKSPKQKWDYAGSYQVTLPCTDCKGIVVELQLKEDGSYKIVQNYNENDDTAGEIKTESGQFKWSENDSLIILNNQKFRVSDNVLSWNNPEVERMAADSTKNYTLRMISKDSITK
- a CDS encoding ABC transporter permease, whose product is MNFEFFIVKRLINANKDKSSISSPIIKIAITAIAIGVIMMLVSFATGLGLQEKIREKIAAFNGHIVITNYDNNSSEVTLEPVSINQDFYPDFESVSGITHVQGTATKAGIIRTADDFEGVIVKGVGGDYDWHYFKEFLVEGRLPDFSSNLNDEVLVSRYLANRLGLSLDDRAPTYFVREGKDRPLVRGFKIVGIYNSGFQDFDELYLIADLRHIQKLNNWEDDEVGNFEVFIDDFDKLDEKWNEVYLNTGSFLDAQNISQKYYNIFEWLSLFDFNIALIIGIMILVAGINMITALLVLILERTQMIGIFKALGTQDWSIRKIFLYNAGYLIFLGLFWGNLIGLGILFIQKYLKLIPLDPETYYVSEVPISIQWDYILAVNVGTLILCMIMLLIPSMIISKISPVKAIKFE
- a CDS encoding exo-beta-N-acetylmuramidase NamZ family protein, with protein sequence MINRLFKSTFLFPLILILSCGNMEAEKKDPEKKPSIKEQVNDITSEEIEVGANRTEVYLPLLQNKKVGIVGNQSSLIQNKNKASIHLVDSLLALNVNLIKVFAPEHGFRGKADAGEKVEDGKDPKTGLPVISLYGSNKKPKSEQLKDIDILIFDLQDVGARFYTYISSLHYVMEACAENDIQLLVFDRPNPNGHYVDGPILEKEYQSFVGMHPIPTVHGLSMGEYAKMINGEGWLKNGISCDLKVITMLNYDHQKKYSLPVKPSPNLPNDKSINLYPSLCFFEGTNVNAGRGTDKQFQVFGSPYFNPEKFDYSYTPKSMDGSKNPKHLNVKCYGKDLSKTQYLNEINLEWLIVAYQNTKEKSKFFNSFFTKLAGTKKLQQQIENGLTAEAIKKTWQPGLEKFKDKRQQYLLY
- a CDS encoding YkgJ family cysteine cluster protein, with the translated sequence MHEILKELPGKAKDKQKENKKFFSKLKKRPPKDLDVQMQEMHEEEFSRTNCLDCANCCKTTGPLFTNKDIERISKFLKLKPQQFIDQYLRVDEDKDYVLQEVPCAFLGHDNYCLIYEVRPKACREYPHTDRKDFHKISNLTIKNTAICPAAYNIIEEMKRRLKV
- a CDS encoding class I SAM-dependent methyltransferase, which codes for MKEKDIFGMAMKAFYFDKDETPIIVHSPDFDDDEIAIEYLFRSYSEMPKTEQKALQLSHGKVLDVGCGAGSHSLYLQQKGIDVKAIDTSEGSIAIAKERRVDNAKVQDFYAENEQYDTLLFLMNGTGIIGNLINTDNFLNICKELLKPEGQILIDSSDLSFLEDEEEPNDEFDRKYIGEIDFSISYKGKQSEYFPWLYLDFDMLKLAAKKNNFNCELIVEGDHFDYLAKLTLKND